One segment of Anser cygnoides isolate HZ-2024a breed goose chromosome 5, Taihu_goose_T2T_genome, whole genome shotgun sequence DNA contains the following:
- the BATF gene encoding basic leucine zipper transcriptional factor ATF-like yields MPHSSDSSDSSSSSQSPPPSKQDSSDDMRKVQRREKNRIAAQKSRLRQTQKADTLHLESEDLERQNAALRREIRQLTEEMKHFTSVLSSHEPLCSILASPPPPPPEVLYATHSFHQPHISSPRFQH; encoded by the exons ATGCCCCACAGCTCCGACAGCAGCgactccagcagctccagccagtCTCCCCCTCCCAGCAAGCAG GACTCTTCTGATGACATGAGgaaagtccagaggagggagaagaaccGCATAGCTGCCCAGAAGAGCCGCCTGCGGCAGACCCAGAAAGCAGACACACTGCACTTG GAGAGCGAAGACCTGGAGAGGCAGAACGCGGCCCTGCGCCGGGAGATCCGGCAACTGACGGAGGAGATGAAGCACTTCACCTCGGTGCTGAGCTCCCACGAACCGCTCTGCTCCATCCTGGCgtcgcccccgccgccgcccccagAGGTGCTTTACGCCACACACTCCTTCCACCAGCCCCACATCAGCTCCCCGCGCTTCCAGCACTGA